A genomic region of Homalodisca vitripennis isolate AUS2020 chromosome 5, UT_GWSS_2.1, whole genome shotgun sequence contains the following coding sequences:
- the LOC124362801 gene encoding uncharacterized protein LOC124362801 yields MNLGTLPSIMKMTNTGETVTISAQWPSSPPYLVSGPLDDSYVFSQIHFHWGTGEHDGSEHSIDGSCYPLEIHAVFYKSQYLTQDAALQKDDGIVVIVYLCKLRDQSSPCFKWLSPYLDQVVEPKVSTLLALVPLSSLLIPFTLDYILYWGSLTVGHCSHVMLWLISRAALGISLEDLNKFRKLFCSRKEALNRNFVAVNLTQDRTVFHVNPSMETKDFLLPGIVEPLMQLFDCEPSGDYTQMTVLNQKQADQIFRKKCSEKEDLVNAPKEVNQTTNLKETKSNSQKFDLSNISNCESAEELKKTITRHNSYQSLSSSDKISDTSPVRISVNFKTKITDQNGNVQEISPNLTKNDLYKWYNYEQSKKTHKMFLRKKSDLFSLSLLKSNDTSPTRIPISKTRSGDLKEEKLKHKFKTTGKRELGIPRIKKGVELKRVNSESLVTKNVHECSVSQNKKSPVSLMSRNTTEIPSIKSKLPIRTFDKSLKSSLVKYFSKPGSAPQSEKSQTESTEQEKYQTGSRNVCLEYSPEKIKRPVYKYFPKPLGINDGK; encoded by the coding sequence ATGAATTTAGGAACTCTACCTAGTATTATGAAAATGACCAATACGGGTGAGACTGTGACAATCAGTGCACAGTGGCCAAGCTCTCCGCCCTACTTGGTAAGTGGCCCACTGGACGACAGTTATGTTTTCTCACAGATACACTTCCACTGGGGTACGGGTGAGCACGATGGAAGTGAACACTCCATTGATGGTTCATGTTATCCACTAGAGATACATGCTGTGTTTTACAAATCTCAGTACCTCACACAAGACGCAGCACTTCAGAAAGATGATGGAATAGTTGTCATTGTTTACTTGTGCAAGCTGCGAGACCAATCGTCTCCTTGTTTCAAGTGGTTGTCACCCTACCTGGATCAGGTGGTGGAACCAAAGGTTTCTACATTGTTAGCTCTGGTCCCTCTTTCGTCTCTGCTGATTCCCTTCACTCTGGACTATATCCTGTACTGGGGCTCCCTTACTGTGGGTCACTGTTCCCATGTCATGCTTTGGCTCATTTCAAGGGCAGCTTTAGGCATTTCCTTAGAAGATCTCAATAAATTCAGGAAATTATTTTGCTCACGAAAAGAAGCTTTGAATAGAAATTTCGTAGCCGTTAATTTAACTCAAGATCGGACTGTTTTTCATGTGAACCCTTCCATGGAAACAAAAGACTTTCTGCTTCCAGGAATAGTTGAGCCACTTATGCAACTCTTTGATTGTGAACCAAGTGGTGATTATACTCAAATGACAGTGCTGAACCAAAAACAGGCTGATCAGATCTTCAGAAAGAAGTGTAGTGAGAAAGAGGATCTGGTAAATGCCCCAAAAGAGGTTAACCAAACCACAAATTTAAAGGAAActaaatcaaattcacaaaaattTGATTTGAGCAATATATCAAATTGTGAAAGTGCTGAAGAATTGAAGAAAACTATAACAAGACACAACTCTTATCAGAGTTTGTCAAGTTCAGACAAAATAAGTGACACAAGCCCAGTAAGGATTTCtgtgaattttaaaaccaaaataacagATCAAAATGGTAATGTACAGGAAATTAGCCCAAATTTAACCAAGAATGATTTGTATAAATGGTATAATTATGAACAATCAAAGAAAACGCATAAAATGTTCTTAAGAAAAAAATCGGATCTATTTTCATTAAGTTTATTGAAATCAAATGACACCAGTCCAACAAGAATCCCTATAAGTAAAACAAGAAGTGGAGATTTGAAAGAAGAAAAActgaaacataaatttaaaacaactggTAAAAGGGAATTAGGGATACCACGGATTAAAAAAGGTGTTGAGTTAAAAAGAGTAAACAGTGAGAGTTTGGTGACAAAAAATGTTCATGAGTGTTCTGTGAGCCAAAACAAAAAATCTCCAGTCTCTTTGATGAGCAGAAATACAACAGAAATACCTTCTATCAAATCAAAACTTCCAATTCGGACATTTGATAAATCCTTAAAATCTTCTTTGGTTAAGTATTTTTCAAAACCTGGATCAGCACCTCAGAGTGAAAAATCTCAAACAGAAAGTACAGAACAAGAGAAATACCAGACTGGGTCAAGAAATGTATGTCTTGAATACAGTCCTGAGAAGATTAAAAGGcctgtttacaaatattttccaaagcCCTTGGGTATTAACGAtggaaaataa